TCCTGAAGCCCTCAGAAAAACCAAACAGCTACTCAACGGCGATTCCATTGAGGAAGAGCTGCAGAAGGCTGCGAAATATCAGCTCGAAGTTAGGGGGACAAGCGAAGCACATGAAGGGGCAAAGGCCTTCTTAGAGAAAAGAGCCCCTAATTGGATCGCTGCAGAACCCGTGGAGTAATACAATGAAGTTGTCTATTGTAGAAAGCAACAGTCTGCGTCTTGATGGCGGTGCAATGTTCGGACATGTTCCTAAAACCGTATGGGAAAAATGGGAGGCGCCGGATTCTTTCAATCGTATCCATCTAACTACACGTTGTTTACTCGTCCAGACATCAGAAGGACGAAATATTTTATTTGAAGCAGGAATAGGAAACTTCTTCGAACCTAAGCTCATGGAGCGTTATGGAGTGGAGCCGCAAGAAAATAAACTCCTGAGCTCTCTAGCGAAGATAGGACTTTCTGAAAATGATATCGATAGCGTTGTTCTCTCCCATCTACACTTTGACCATGCAGGAGGCATCCTATCCGCTTTTGGCGAAGATGTTCCGAAGCTCTTTTTTCCGAAAGCACAGTTTTTTGTCGGGGCAAAACAGTGGGAAAATGCACTTTCGCCACATCCTAGAGAAAAAGCATCCTTCATTCCACATCTGCAAGGGCTATTGAAAGAGTCGGGAAGGCTAAAGCTTATCGAAAAAGACAGTCATTTGGATTTGGGAAAGGATATCCATTTTGAATTCTCCGACGGACATACCCTAGGATTGATGCTGTCTTGGATCGAGACTGCGGAGGGCCCTGTCATATTTGTTTCCGATTTGATTCCGGGCCGGCATTGGATCCACATACCCGTCGTCATGGGTTATGACAGATTTGGGGAACTTAAGGTCGACGAAAAGAGAAGTTTCTTAGAACGGCTAATTCAAAGAAAAAATGCGCGCTTGTTTTTCACTCATGACCTGGATGTTCCTTACGTTAGTGTCGCAAAAGATGACAAAGGGAACTTCATCTGGAGAGAGTCCTAATCGTTAAGTTGTCTGTAGCACAGTTTGTGTGGCTTTTTTATTGAACGCAAAGAACGCAGAGAAGCTCCGCCCTACATTAGCCTGTCACTAGGACGATTGTTTCGTACCGATTTCGCATCGCCGCGGTCCCCCGCGGGCCCGCGTCGCCGACGTTGACATGCTCGCTGACGCGATCACGTCAAGCATGATTAGACACTCCATATAATAAATGAAAATCGCGGCTTTCGCAGCAGAAACAGGTTTGTTAACTTAATGGATAATAGCATAACGGGAACGAGCTGTTTCCAATTGGGTTTATCTTGCAAAAATCCAGAGTATTTTCGGTGTATAGTTAATTCTTGACATGATCGCGTCAGCGAGCATGTCAACGTCGGCGACGCGGGCCCGCGGGGGACCGCGGCGATGTGAGGTCGGTACGAAACAATCGTCTTAGTGACAGCCTAATGTGGGGCGAAGCTTCTCTGCGATCTTTGCGTCTTTGCGTTCAAATAAAACGCTACACAATAGTGCTACAAACAACTTCTCTGCAGTTTTAGCGTTTTAGCGTTTTAGCGTTTTAGCGTTTTAGCGTTTAATAAATATTATTAAATCTAACAGAAAAGCATGTGTTAGCTAAAATAATTAGCTAACATCCCTTAAAAAATCTAAAACTAGCACACATCCTATTAATTCTACTTCGACGCCTAGACTTTAATATTACATAGGTTTAAAACTTAAATATAGGACAAGGAGGTAATTATGTCAGAAGATCACATCTGGGTTCTAGTTGCAGATAAATGCCATGCAAAGATCTATCAAATAGTAAAATTCCCCAAGCTGGAAGAAATTGCCGATCTAGCTCATCCTGAAGGACGCCTTCGCGACCAAGATCTTATCTCTACCAAGCCGGGCCGGAACTTTCAAAGTTTCAGTACGGCAAGGTCCGCTTATGAACCGGAGACAGATCCTAAAGCTGTAGAAGCGCTAAAGTTTGCCAATGAAGTCTCAGACTTTCTGACCGCTTCTATACGTAAAGGAAGGTTTAACCGTTTATACCTAATAGCTGATCCGGCTTTCTTAGGACTAATGCGCAAAATCATCAATCCTGAAGTCAAAAAGACTATCCTCAGCGAAATTCCTAAGGATCTGACAACTCAGGATCTTAAAGTCATCGAACAGCATATTGCTCAAGTCTAACGACTACGGGTTCCTATGTCTCCTATTTTGCGGGCCACCAGACTAGTGCGATAGTTTGGACGGAAATATCGCTTTTCTTAGGGGCTATAGGGATCTTTTTTATGTCTAATGCTGTGGGATCCACGTTTTGCTGAATTGCTGACAGCTCCGTTT
This sequence is a window from Parachlamydiales bacterium. Protein-coding genes within it:
- a CDS encoding host attachment protein is translated as MSEDHIWVLVADKCHAKIYQIVKFPKLEEIADLAHPEGRLRDQDLISTKPGRNFQSFSTARSAYEPETDPKAVEALKFANEVSDFLTASIRKGRFNRLYLIADPAFLGLMRKIINPEVKKTILSEIPKDLTTQDLKVIEQHIAQV
- a CDS encoding MBL fold metallo-hydrolase; this encodes MKLSIVESNSLRLDGGAMFGHVPKTVWEKWEAPDSFNRIHLTTRCLLVQTSEGRNILFEAGIGNFFEPKLMERYGVEPQENKLLSSLAKIGLSENDIDSVVLSHLHFDHAGGILSAFGEDVPKLFFPKAQFFVGAKQWENALSPHPREKASFIPHLQGLLKESGRLKLIEKDSHLDLGKDIHFEFSDGHTLGLMLSWIETAEGPVIFVSDLIPGRHWIHIPVVMGYDRFGELKVDEKRSFLERLIQRKNARLFFTHDLDVPYVSVAKDDKGNFIWRES